The region TCAGATTCTTTTTCCCACAAAAGGAATGGAGCTTGCTGGAGGGCAGGAGATTATTGATCAGGAAATTGAAAAGCTCGGACCTATGAGCAAAGAAGAAAAGTACATAGTAGTCGTTGGCTGCTTTGTTGCTGCTTTCTGGCTGTCCCGTGGGTTCGTTGCCAAATCTTCTTTTATTAAGGAATTTTGGCCCAGTTTTAAGTATATTGCTGATGCAACAATCGGTATTTTGGGGTCTCTGGTCTTGTTCGCCATTCCTACCGATTTTAAGAAAGGTAAATTCCTGCTTGACTGGAAGACCGCTGTTAAAATCCCATGGGATGTTATTCTCCTCTTTGGTGGTGGTTTAGCTATTGCAAATGGTTTTTCCAAGACTGGACTTGCTACTTATATCGCATCTCGATTGACTATGCTTGAGGGCATGTCACTGCTTGTCTTTGTTGGACTGGTTGTTGTTATCACAATCTTCCTGACAGAAATAACTTCCAACACAGCTACCGCAACATTGCTTGTACCTATTATGGGTAGTGCTGCAATTGCGATGGGTGTTAACCCTTTGGCAACAATTGTCGGAGCCTGTGTTGCCGCTTCCTTTGCATTCATGCTTCCGGTTGCAACTCCGCCTAACGCAGTTGTTTTCGGTAGCGGGTGTATTTCGATCAAGCAAATGGCCGCTGCCGGTTTTTGGTTAAACGTATTCGGAGCAATTTTAATCACGCTCTCCGTTGTTTACTTCCTGCCGGTAATTTGGGGTGTTGATCTGAATGTACTTCCTTCATGGGCTGTAATGCCTAAATAGTCATTTTGTTTCCGGGCGATAAACTTATCGCCCGGAAACATTTTTTCAAAGAAATATCACTTATAGTGTGCTAAAGTAGAAAAACCGCCACCTTCTAGCATGGATTCGATTCTTATGCCCTGAAAACATTTTTTTGACCGAAGCCCAATTTGATGAGCGAGATGAAAGCTAGAGCCCCCTTCGTTCTCGCTTATTCTAAGGCACTTCTTAATTGATATAATTAAGAACAGTCGGTCTATTATGTATGACAACCGCATGTTTGTCCGTTTCTTTTTTCGCTACCCGCAAGGCGAAAAAACGCGGATAATTTATCCGTTGTCATTGGAGACTTCAAAATGCCTCGCAAGCATTTTCCCGGCAGTGACGTTACAGTTTGCCTGCTCATCGCAACAACGGGTTGTAGCACTTACGACTTGGCAGTATGGCGGACCTCATCAGCACCTCCTGCGTCTGCTGCCGGGAAGTCTCCTTCTAATAGAATCAGAAGCATGATATGATAGAAAATAATGTCGTAAATTCTTATTCCATTTCCTAAAGCCGGAGAAAAT is a window of Desulfovibrio sp. UCD-KL4C DNA encoding:
- a CDS encoding DASS family sodium-coupled anion symporter, which translates into the protein MSAQTDSGNGRRIGFFLGPIVFALMLLIPVPSGMEPGAWKVAAVTALMAIWWISEAIPIPATSLLPIALFPILGVMKSAAACGPYSNHLIYLFMGGFFLAVTMERWNLHRRIAIHTIKAVGTSPGRMILGFMIATGFLSMWVSNTATAMMMVPIGLAVIQQATGFDSQTLRACATSGPESNFGKCLMLGIAYAASMGGVGTIIGTPPNTVMVAMVDKMYGVQIGFGEWMVYGVPLAVIMIGVSWWILTQILFPTKGMELAGGQEIIDQEIEKLGPMSKEEKYIVVVGCFVAAFWLSRGFVAKSSFIKEFWPSFKYIADATIGILGSLVLFAIPTDFKKGKFLLDWKTAVKIPWDVILLFGGGLAIANGFSKTGLATYIASRLTMLEGMSLLVFVGLVVVITIFLTEITSNTATATLLVPIMGSAAIAMGVNPLATIVGACVAASFAFMLPVATPPNAVVFGSGCISIKQMAAAGFWLNVFGAILITLSVVYFLPVIWGVDLNVLPSWAVMPK